The genomic DNA ctgttgcaatatattatctcCATAAACCTGAGAAtctattatagtttttttttcaaacatttcacctcctgaagaagaaaagaatgaTAAAACCCCTTTGTAAAGCAGAACACTGTGACTTCAGGATTAAAAAAGTACACTTCTAATTGTGCTGGATACATCATTAGACAAATAAAGGACATTCCACATACAATTATTAAAGTGTGAACAGATACTCAAAACTACACAGTGGCCATGCACATTCCCACAGAGAAGATTCTTCTATACACAGATAATACATGACGGCTCCTGACCCATCGACAAGTCGATAACAAACTGAACCAGTGACGTGGTAAAAAAGGTGGCCACGCTTATTTGGTCTCTGTGCTCGTGAATGTGCTTCAAGTACAGAAAGCTCTCAACTCAGGTGGTAGGTAGTTGAACCATAAGGTTCAGTTGAAGACGAACTAGAAAAACAGcaccatgtgtttttttgtgttctttCAAACAAGCGAGGCAATGGCCGCCACCGGGGAGCTGGTTTAATATTTAGTGGTTTtatgtgttgtgctgttgtCAGGCAGGTGGAGAGCAAGTCAGCAGGTTGAAGGGTGCGTTCGAAATTAACCTACAAACAGAATTCCTTCTACTCTGATCATTGCTGGGGTTTTAAAGGTGCACACGAAGGAATCCTGGAGGACATGAGTGATTACAGATCTGATTCTGTGAGGTCAAAGATACTGAACTTTTAGAGTACAGTTAATTTTCAGTTGAAAAGGGATCAAATAGGTAAATACAAACTAAAATGCAGTTTCTACAAGTTTGTTTTGTGCCCAAATAACCATCCTCTGCATTttttcataaaaacttaaaacatctACAGACAGACCGTACACTAACAGCtggtatttatatatttgtatatttttggtGCCTTCGTTTTTGGAGAAAATAGCTCAGAGAACTTAAACTTATTATATATATCAAAATGACCCTGTGGTTTGCTTCCAAAAGGGATTTTTCTTCTACAAAATACATACAGATCCATCACCGAGAAACTACAACCCAATAGGCtctgtgacaaaataaaaaaaagccataAACTGATTAGAAATCATTAAAATTTACatcttatttgaaaaaaatggtGTATAATAAAGCGTTTAACTACTCATATCactacaaaagaaaataaatatcagtaaGTTAAAAAAGCACCAACATTTTAGAAAGAGGGGACAGAGGAGTTTCTGTTGTAGTGTAACACTAAGGGGCAGTTTAAGTGGCCAGAACTGTCTCCTGCTACAGTCAAATCAGATGTTTGTTGTGAGCTGCtacctctctcctcacctgtcaCGTCCGTGTGTTCATAGTAGTCATAGGCACATGTTAGCGtcaaatgtgtgtgcgtgtgtgtggcatCTGTTGGAAACTCCGTCTGCTGGTCACCttatctcctccatctcctttCGTCCAGGCCCGTGAGGCAACTTCTCcaactcctctcctccacatcaCTGATGTGCAGATTAATATtcccctcctcactcctcttctCCTCGGGCTCCGTTTTCTGCAGCAACGCCGCACCCCTACAACCGAACTgacaggcttgtgtgtgtgtgtgtgtgtgtgtgtgacctttgcCTCCATCGCTTCTCACCCCACCCCCCTCGCTCTCTCATCTCTATCACGGATTCTGCAGCAGCCCCTCCCACTGGATCGGCTGAGAGAACACCTCCCTCTCCAGCCACATCTCATAGCTGTAGTGGAAGTCCTCTGGCAGATCCACGCGCTGGCCCAGCACGCTCTGCAGGCAGTTGTCCACGGGCATGAAGTCGCCATTCTTGTTCTTATCATACCGGCGGCTGTTGAACTTCTCAATGTTCTCACGCAGGGCGCACTCCTCCGCCTGGAAGTCCCAGGGCCGTGCATCGATATctgggaagagaggaggaaacaaactGAATCAATCCCTGAGACAGTcttttaaaatatacatatgaagtagttttgatataaatatttacatttttctcagtATTTGTATTTCTCCCTTGATGGTCTCCcttattttcctttattcatCTATTCTCTCTAACACCAATGGTGACAGATCCCTTGCTCTTCAACAAAAGGACTGTGACCCTGAAAAGTCCCCCATctctctgttgccatggcaatacAACCCCAGTCGCCAGGGGATGTCGGACCATTGTAGGTCTCACATATTGGAACGAACAGTCACCATACAGACAGATACATAAACACAACCGCACCATTAATTATACAATTAGAATTTACTAACCTTAAGTTACCACACAGCTTTGAGTGGATGCATTTTTTCTTTGCAGGAATTGTTCTATTTATCAGCTGCAtgtgaggggggagggggacgACTGCTGGGACTAATTATCACTGTGATCGCTTCAAATATGAGGATCTGAGAGGTTAAACTGAGCCACGGCTCCGGGAGAATCATGAATAATAGTGACAGTGTGTTCTGATAACTGCTTCTTTTACAGAAGCAATTTTTATAAACATCGAAAGACCACACTGGTAAAAGAAGATAGAAGGAATGATGAGTGTAGGTAAATAAAGGTTGCAAAAGAGAGTTGAAATCTTTAAATTGCCAGAATAATGCaaagatatatattttgtatatatcCATAAGACCTACTTGATATTGAaaatacattgaaaatgtatttatttactaaagtgcatttaatcatttaatactaataataatacattttacagtCATTATTCAAACTGTTTACTCTCTGTACCTttgactgtacataaagatggacaaaataTCTCCCTATCCTCCATCAGCTAATTAAAACCAAGTGGAAAAATGATCACTCAAACAAGTTTGATTAGAACAACTTATAATGACAGAACCTATTTTTGagaataatttatttgattatatCTTCGTTATCagactttatatacagtcttatCTGTACAATGAATTAATACATTTAGCAAATCCTCTTTACCGTTTCCGTACGCCCAGTCGTCGTTGAGCCTGTGGCGGACTTTCTGGTAAATGGCTGACATGGTCTTCATGTTGCTCTTCCTCCACTGGCGGCCCAGGTACTTGGTCTGGATCTTGAGCAACTTGAGGACGTAGAGCTGCATCATGGCCTGTTTCACCTTCAGAGCTCTCTTCAGGATGGGGGCCGACTTGAACACCACCAACATCTATTACAGGATTTAGGGATGAAGAGAAGAGCAGGACTTTTACAAACTACATATCAATCCCTCcttatttttctcttcacacTGATCAAGGCCTGGACCTGAGTAAAATTACATTAATTAGTGATTAGTCTCATAGTTTTCAatagatttaaagaaaaaatgaaaatggccCGCTGGTTTTGAAGTCAGATGCTGATAGGACACACAGATGCTAGCAAgagattaatttaatttaaaatatagattttaagACATTGTATCATGTCACATCACCAGACTCTGCTGTGATTCAGATTTCCTCACCATGGTCCTGGAGTGTTTCCACTTGGTCAGTTTGTTCAGGGTCCTCAGCAGGTTGATGCACGAGAACAGGTTCCTCCAGCAGAATTGGTTGCTGTCTCCTGCTTCCTGAAAGAACGCAGAGTCAGCTCATAGTAAGTTTTGGAAGAGCATACTCCTACTTGACCTTCATGCAGTTAGGATGCGTCAGGTGTGTTGTGACTCACCAGGCTCTCGGCTGTGAGCTCAGGCATCTCATGGACCACACAGTGAGGGAAGTCCAGCACACAgatgctgcagtgaaaacacacaaatgtggaTTAAATAACAAATCCACTTTATAACATCCCAACCTGAATCTGCAAAAGATGTGATAGGCTGAAAACGTTTTTACAGTCTTCACACCTGAGCTGCCTATGACTCTATCACTTCTGTGAAGCCATATGTGCCACCATCCATGAGACATAATAGTCACACCCATAATGCCAGGTTACCCGTTTTGCACTGTAATACCAGGAGGAACccaaaaaagacaaattgtcAAATTCTCTGTACCTTCAACAGTTTAGCTCTTTTTGGTGGGATATAGAGATAAACTGTGCTATTCAGAGATGTCACCAATGAGAAGAGTGACAGAGAACAGGATCCTACCTGTTTTTGGCACTGATATAGGACATGATGTTCTGGTTGAAGAACTTGAGGATGAGTGGGATACAGTTGGCGAACACCAGGTGCTGGGAGACGATCTCAAACTGCAAAAACAGGGAAGGTGTGGGAGTGTTACACAGTTTGACAGTGTGGAAAAGAGCAACAactgacaataataataataataataataataataataataataataatatcataagCTTGATTTGTACAGCACGTTTTTAATAAATTCAAGTTCACGGAAAGATTCACTAGACTTGAAGGAAAGATgacagatgatgatgttgattgACACAAACTCTCAAATGGAAAATCCATTTAGAAGaataaatggggaaaaaaatcatgtaACCAACAACCCATTGATGAGTTTCCTGTGTGGAGAACAGGTCAAGAACCAAGGGATTTTTTATCATCGTGTGGCAGCTGAATAAATCCTTCACCTCACCAAAGGAGATCAGCTCctatttcagtgttttattgagTGGTCATTGAAAATGTGCTAGAATTTCCATTATTTTCTGCATTCAATGATTTGTCCATTGTTataaaacagtgtttgtgtggtggTCAAATAAAGAACAAGAGGAATCAATGACTCCCTGCATCAGCTGCATTCTGCTAGTGTATCCCTTTTTGTAGCAGCAGAGGGCGCCACCACCATAACTGTGAGGAGCAGCCAATTACAACACAGTGGAGGAATGTCCCATCCTAGCAACAGCAAATATCTGCATCCGATTGAATGAAAGCCCTGcagatggaaaaataacagcaaatattttgctaaattatattatattattataatgagGAGCAGTTTTTCAACCATATTCTCTCTTTcaatctgttttctgttgtcaTTAAGATGAACAGAGCTTCGAGTGTCAGTCCAGGATGGAGGCTGGCAGGTGGGGGCTTGTAGGTCCAAGGGTGGGGGGAGGAGATTGAAGATGAAAAAAGGGGAAGAAATGGCAACGCTTAACCAGATAATCAGGTAGAGGGTGTAGGTGGCACTGGGGGAAGTGCAGggtatatgtgcatgtgtgtgtgtggggaataGATGTTAATGTGAGCTGCCTGTAGGAGGGAGGACTGATGCTGTGTGatgtgcacatatatatatatatatatatatatatatatatatatatatatgtgtgtttgtgtgtgtgtgtttgtgagttacCTGATAGATATGGTTGAGTTTGAAGTGcttgaggagcagcagcagcagagcagagatggCCTTCACTATGATTTCCTTGTGACGGTTCACATCAATTCCCAGCTTCATGCTCTGAAGGACTGTGAtactggaggacacacacacacacacacacacacacacacacacacgcacatgcacacacacacacaccgtaaGGCCTTCGAGTCTATAATAATACAGCTTTGTCtccataaaagaaaaaaaagcattcaaaGACTGACAGCTCATTCCTCTTTGAAAACAAGTGTATTTTCCATCAATGGCAAGCTAAAAAGAATTTCAGCGATACAAATATAAGACTGGGTTGTGAATCTTTTCAAgacgttttttaaaaatctttttcgCAAAAGGTCAGTGTCAGCAAGTCccctgaagaaaaacaaccaaatgaaACTATATTTCTAATAGTTTTCCATCAAAATTCTAAATTTTATAAAAAACTAAACCCAATCAGCTACTGTAGTAGCTGTGCAGTGCAGTCTGGGAGAGGACTCACGGCATCTCCTCAGGCAGCACGTCAGCCAGGATGTTGATAGAGTCCGTTTTGGCTTTGGAGGTGGGGgctgcagccagcagcagcttcaggaggGCAATCTGTCacaggaaaataataagaaaaaaacatcacaacacagaTTGACACATTCATCATCTTAGAGAAGGGTGAATTTAGCCTAGTTCAAGAGCTTTAAATTGCTTCTCCCATATCAACAGAATGGTAATACGCAAAAGAAATGTCTGATTATCAAAAAAATCTTCCTTGAACTCCATATGCTGTTCCTCAATTCATCTGTTTAATTACTTTATATCCACATGAAGGgttgcagaaacaaaaaaatggtATGTGACTTACATTATATgtattgggaaaaaaaaaaaaaaaacatacagcaggtatttcaaaacatttcaagatCTGTTTCCAACTTAAATTCAAACCCACATTTTACTCAAGTTAGATCAATTTAGCTGGATACTCACCACATACTGGGAGAGGTTAGGAAGCATACCCAGGTACAGGATCTCTGCTGGagtctcctccacctcctcctccccctgtacaacacaacacacatgacacacacacttcaaaaaCTCCATTCATCTCAAGGTTTTTGAGAAGAGCATCTAAATCCTAAGTTAATAAAAATACCAGAGTCAGCGGACACTGTTGCAGCTCGTCCTCCCTCTTGATCTGGACCTCAGCAATAGACACATATTtgtgctgaaaaagaaaaagaaaagtacataCTGTAAATCGAAGTGGAAGTGTTAATTAGCATTGCTGACTGACAACCAAAGTTAATCTGTGTAACTACACCTCTCAGTCTGTTTAAACAGGACGTATGGATTTTTAAGTGGGATTTCAGTGTCAGGGGATTCAGCAGCGAGGGAGTATTGATTAGGAGACTATAATGAGCCAAGGAAAAGACGAAGGAGAAGGACATTTGAGTCAGAACTATAGAAGGAGATGCTCACCTGTTTCAGAGTCTTGACACTCTCGTGGATGGGTCTGGGTAATCCCACCAAGgtctctgtgtcactgcaaCACAACCATCAGTTAGAGCAGACTCTGAGAGCAAAGTTTTAAAGAATAATACGAGGACGTCTCAGAAGAAACACGCACTTTCCCAGAGTGAAGCCGATGAACTTGTTTCTACTGGTTTCCAGGAAGTGCTCGATGTCTTTCTCCCTGTGGACGTACAGACAGGCTGCAGTCAGATTTTAGATCCATCTCTGAATGCCTGCTGCTACAATTATGTATCTGAACAGGCAACTAATCACAGGATTTTCAAGGCtgtacacacccacacaaacacacacgagtgTACTCAAAGCATTTCAGTCACACTAtcagctgctctctctgtgcAATGGGTTCAAAAGCTGCTACTGATCAGGTCTGTGTGTTGCAGAAATGGACATAAACACACTTTGGGTTTGCAGATATTGAGGTTTGAAGATATTGAGGCATGATGAATAATATAAAGTGTCCTCTCTGAGATGTATTATTCATGAACTCAAAGCAGCAGCGAGCGAGcaccctgcagagacacacaggctTCTGTCTGGTAAACACAGATGGAGAGCATATTGCTGGATGAGAGAGCGAGGAGGGATGATTTCATATATTTAGCTTTAATTTCTCAAAGCCTCCAGAAAATAATCATTCATTTCTGGTTGTCAAGTGAAGGTTCCTCTTATGTAGTGGTTAAAATGGCAGGTGGCCAACCATAATTTACAGGTTTTATTCTCAGGAATGCTGTTTGACGACTAAAACATCTGCTGGGGATAGTTTTAGGAGGTCAAGTAATTAATGCCTGTTATTTTTCATAGAAAGCTTTCGCATAAGCTGTTTGTAACGCCGTTTTGTGTGCTCCTGCTGAATATATCATTTTCAAGTATGAGAGAAGTAAAAGGCTACAGCACCCTTTCTAACCTCACTTACAGCCTTTAATTCTTAAAAAAGTCTCTTAGGTGCTGTTGAAAGCTGAATCCgaaaacaaaaactgagcaGTCAACCTGACTTTAGGGGCCCAGGGGAGGCCCTTGGGGAAGTTGACCCTCTCTGTTGGAGGTCTCAGAGGAGGCGGCGGAGGCGGAGGCTGGATGATGACATCACGGTCCAGGGGGTCCACCTCGCCCTCGATGCCGCTGTCAGTGTCCTCAgggtcctcctcctcgtcccgCGCGTCATCGTTCTTGAAGGGGTCCCGCTCGTTGTACGTGTCCAGACTGTCCTGTTTGACCAGGGGCTGGGACAGAGAGGACGGGTGGTGAGAATGCGAACAAGAGTAACAAGAGTAACAAATCCAGCCaatcattttttacatttccataaaaacagcagcaaaatcATTAAAACCGCATAATGACTTTACCCAaaaccaccacacacactttacctgatacacatgaacatttaaaacctttatactttattttatattctcgAAAATCAATTATTTCTAAAATATCAATTAAAAACTAATACACCAACCTGACTTTTCTGGAAATGGGAATAAAATAATGCACAACAAGACATCTATATTTTTCCTATTGATTCCATTGTGTTGCCATTTACGCATCATATAGCTTCAATGTAGAGTTGGAATAAACTGATCAGAATATATACTGTGTGATACTGTCAAATAACAGGGACTAAATTGATTTTAACAACTTAAAACCTGATTTTGAAAACAGCAAGTAAAGCAGTTAAAGTTAAGGGGTTAAAGTTCATGAGaagttttaaatattacattactGATGCTTTAGGAAAATGCCACGTCCAATATTTTGAAGAGGACAAGTTCAAGGACAGAACTGAATTTGGTTTTGATTAATGGCTTTTGGCTGACATCTATATTTACTTTCccttattcaccctttggtttGATGTCTCCCAAATGACTGCATGAATAATGTAAATACACTGCATGTAGACTTACAAACAGGATTTTCATTCCCTCAGGTtgacaacacaaagaaaaaacgtCAGCCAGTTTTGTATGTGGTCctcaactggaaaaaaaattgaatatgTCTGTGTGAACTGTTTTAATGAACAAACCAGGCGAGTTTCCTGCAGACAAAGCATTACAGAAATCTGCTGATCGGGCTTTTTCTCTTTGATCACATTTTTGACCATAAGGGAAATAAATCTGAAAAGTAAGAAAATCGGTAATGTTTGTGGTGTGT from Paralichthys olivaceus isolate ysfri-2021 chromosome 23, ASM2471397v2, whole genome shotgun sequence includes the following:
- the strip2 gene encoding striatin-interacting protein 1 homolog isoform X1; protein product: MQAEDMEVPIIHNLNDTGDRLRPRGKDVFKEQQKESESSMDSPNLEFEYGDTDTVTAELSELYSYTEEPEFALNRDYFEEDFRSHGRRWIELAVEEQRTYVMRLLDALEVTDRDKRLKVARAILYLAQGVFDECDTEVDVLHWSRHNVFLLYDMGIFTALLELLSMEIDNNQACSSAVRKPAISLADSTELRVLLSIMYLMVETIRVQTEDDRPEWIAAREAFKNELGSPLYNGEPFALLLFTMVTKFCSMNAPHFPMKKVLLLLWKTILFTLGGFEELQQMKVRGRERLNLPALPEDSIKVVRAMRAASPPASAMELIEQQQQQKRGRRSRRSAFVDSLEGDSPFPKKQPLVKQDSLDTYNERDPFKNDDARDEEEDPEDTDSGIEGEVDPLDRDVIIQPPPPPPPLRPPTERVNFPKGLPWAPKVREKDIEHFLETSRNKFIGFTLGNDTETLVGLPRPIHESVKTLKQHKYVSIAEVQIKREDELQQCPLTLGEEEVEETPAEILYLGMLPNLSQYVIALLKLLLAAAPTSKAKTDSINILADVLPEEMPITVLQSMKLGIDVNRHKEIIVKAISALLLLLLKHFKLNHIYQFEIVSQHLVFANCIPLILKFFNQNIMSYISAKNSICVLDFPHCVVHEMPELTAESLEAGDSNQFCWRNLFSCINLLRTLNKLTKWKHSRTMMLVVFKSAPILKRALKVKQAMMQLYVLKLLKIQTKYLGRQWRKSNMKTMSAIYQKVRHRLNDDWAYGNDIDARPWDFQAEECALRENIEKFNSRRYDKNKNGDFMPVDNCLQSVLGQRVDLPEDFHYSYEMWLEREVFSQPIQWEGLLQNP
- the strip2 gene encoding striatin-interacting protein 1 homolog isoform X2, whose amino-acid sequence is MQAEDMEVPIIHNLNDTGDRLRPRGKDVFKEQQKESESSMDSPNLEFEYGDTDTVTAELSELYSYTEEPEFALNRDYFEEDFRSHGRRWIELAVEEQRTYVMRLLDALEVTDRDKRLKVARAILYLAQGVFDECDTEVDVLHWSRHNVFLLYDMGIFTALLELLSMEIDNNQACSSAVRKPAISLADSTELRVLLSIMYLMVETIRVQTEDDRPEWIAAREAFKNELGSPLYNGEPFALLLFTMVTKFCSMNAPHFPMKKVLLLLWKTILFTLGGFEELQQMKVRGRERLNLPALPEDSIKVVRAMRAASPPASAMELIEQQQQQKRGRRSRRPLVKQDSLDTYNERDPFKNDDARDEEEDPEDTDSGIEGEVDPLDRDVIIQPPPPPPPLRPPTERVNFPKGLPWAPKVREKDIEHFLETSRNKFIGFTLGNDTETLVGLPRPIHESVKTLKQHKYVSIAEVQIKREDELQQCPLTLGEEEVEETPAEILYLGMLPNLSQYVIALLKLLLAAAPTSKAKTDSINILADVLPEEMPITVLQSMKLGIDVNRHKEIIVKAISALLLLLLKHFKLNHIYQFEIVSQHLVFANCIPLILKFFNQNIMSYISAKNSICVLDFPHCVVHEMPELTAESLEAGDSNQFCWRNLFSCINLLRTLNKLTKWKHSRTMMLVVFKSAPILKRALKVKQAMMQLYVLKLLKIQTKYLGRQWRKSNMKTMSAIYQKVRHRLNDDWAYGNDIDARPWDFQAEECALRENIEKFNSRRYDKNKNGDFMPVDNCLQSVLGQRVDLPEDFHYSYEMWLEREVFSQPIQWEGLLQNP